In a genomic window of Rhododendron vialii isolate Sample 1 chromosome 12a, ASM3025357v1:
- the LOC131311815 gene encoding uncharacterized protein LOC131311815 — MSEEKKQASASGKDELSRVGTLDNSPLDICPIKLDGTNYLLWSRTFTLAIEAKGMSEFIEGPVTEPTTDVELKTFKSRRSLAMTWLFNSMKADIRSPFLLLNTPYQIWTIATQTYSQQGNDAQCFELRKRLRTMDQHNRSVAVYFADLSGAWQEFDYYQGFQAVCSVDAGAWLKRIEKERVYDFLAGLDVEYDPIRVQVLGRVPFPSLGEAYAIVQQEKSRRGAMLQAPTSDRSALVAIPQGQFGSGSGKSQSGTTSGIIDRMSLQCDYCHNTGHTKDFCWKLHGRPSRGRGSGRGGRGRGPGRSQAQAHVSEFATLSDSGFSTGVQSPSDSVGGFSQREMQALRRLMAQADSSSTIAPTSTAAPTASYFAHSGTGNGEGDWQW, encoded by the exons atgtcagaagagaaaaaacaggcttccgctagtggcaaggatgagttgagtcgtgtagggactctggataactctccactagatatttgtcccatcaaactggatggcacaaattatttactttggtctcgtacttttacattagccattgaagctaaagggatgtctgagttcattgaaggccctgttactgagcctactactgatgttgaactcaagacgtttaagtctcgtcgatctttagccatgacttggttgtttaattctatgaaggctgatattcgtagtcctttcttgcttcttaacactccatatcagatttggactattgccacacagacttattctcagcagggcaatgatgctcagtgttttgagttgcgaaagcgacttcgtactatggatcaacacaatcgatctgTTGCTGTTTACTTTGCTGATCTTAGTGGGGCctggcaagaatttgattattatcaggggtttcaAGCAGTCTGTTCCGTTGATGCTGgtgcttggttaaaaagaatagagaaagagcgtgtgtatgactttcttgctggtcttgatgtggagtatgatccaattagagtgcaggtgttgggtcgtgttccgtttccatctttgggcgaggcctatgccattgttcaacagGAGAAGAGcagaaggggtgctatgttacaagctcctacttctgatcgttctgcattGGTTGCTATTCCGCAGGGACAGTTTGGGTCTGGCAGTGGAAAGTCTCAGTCTGGTACTACCAGTGGGATCATAGATCGTatgtcactccagtgtgattattgccacaacactggacataccaaggatttctgttggaagttacatggtcgtccttctcgtgggcgaggcagtggacgtggaggtcgaggtcgtggtcccgggcgttctcaggctcaggcacatgtttcagagtttgctaccttgtctgattctgggttcagtacaggagttcagtcaccttctgattctgttggcggtttctctcagagggagatgcaagctctcaggcgtcttatggctcaggctgattcttcctctactatagctcctacttccacagcagctcctactgcatcctattttgctcattcag gaactggaaacggggaaggtgattggcagtggtaa